In the Theobroma cacao cultivar B97-61/B2 chromosome 1, Criollo_cocoa_genome_V2, whole genome shotgun sequence genome, one interval contains:
- the LOC18612171 gene encoding two-pore potassium channel 3 isoform X2, with amino-acid sequence MTDQPFLPKTGQEEECSRRPSIRIPPGYLDLGPARRQSTAHLITNDAIIPIITTPNSSSYVNLIANLNKKRKITRRSYSAPSVFTDVREAFQDSSEQRPSSKSAPFIVRQAFVWLVLYILTGILMYMASASFKGTETFKPVDALYFIVVTLCTIGYGDIVPDTTFTKLFTCFFILIGFGFIDILLNGLVTYICDRQEAVLLSTVDENRFNTMVQTYMIDKAKGRMRIRMKVGLALAVVVICIAIGTIAVHFLENLDWVNSFYLSVTSVTTVGYGDYAFRTVTGRCFAILWLLVSTLAVARAFLYLTELRIDRRNRKIAKWVLQKKMTLEDLVAADLDNDGSISQIFYCKLAKG; translated from the exons ATGACGGATCAACCTTTTCTCCCTAAGACAGGACAAGAGGAAGAGTGTAGCAGGCGGCCATCAATAAGGATTCCACCCGGGTACCTTGATCTCGGCCCTGCACGACGCCAGTCCACCGCACATCTCATCACTAATGATGCCATTATCCCCATCATAACTACACCGAATTCTTCCTCCTATGTTAACCTCATTGCCAACTTgaacaagaagagaaaaatcacTCGTCGCTCGTATTCTGCACCATCTGTTTTCACTGATGTTAGGGAAGCTTTTCAAGATTCCAGTGAGCAGAGGCCGTCGTCAAAATCAGCACCTTTCATTGTCCGCCAAGCCTTCGTTTGGCTGGTTTTATACATATTAACTGGTATTTTGATGTACATGGCTAGTGCAAGTTTCAAGGGCACCGAGACTTTCAAGCCTGTAGATGCCTTGTACTTCATTGTGGTTACTCTCTGCACGATTGGCTATGGGGATATTGTCCCGGACACAACCTTTACCAAGCTTTTCACCTGCTTCTTTATATTGATTGGTTTCGGATTCATTGATATTTTGCTAAACGGATTGGTTACTTACATTTGTGATAGACAAGAGGCAGTTCTGCTGAGCACAGTCGATGAGAATCGATTCAACACAATGGTTCAGACATACATGATAGATAAAGCAAAAGGAAGAATGAGAATAAGAATGAAAGTAGGCCTGGCTCTTGCAGTCGTCGTCATCTGCATCGCTATAGGGACCATAGCAGTGCATTTTCTGGAAAACTTGGACTGGGTTAATAGTTTTTATCTCTCTGTTACATCTGTGACCACCGTAGGTTATGGTGATTACGCTTTCAGAACAGTAACAGGGAGGTGTTTTGCAATCCTCTGGCTACTAGTAAGCACACTCGCTGTTGCCAGGGCATTCTTATACCTAACAGAGCTTAGGATTGACAGGAGGAATCGCAAAATTGCAAAGTGGGTTCTTCAGAAGAAGATGACACTGGAGGATTTGGTTGCAGCAGACCTTGACAATGATGGATCCATCAG TCAAATTTTCTACTGCAAGCTTGCAAAAGGTTGA
- the LOC18612171 gene encoding two pore potassium channel c isoform X1: MTDQPFLPKTGQEEECSRRPSIRIPPGYLDLGPARRQSTAHLITNDAIIPIITTPNSSSYVNLIANLNKKRKITRRSYSAPSVFTDVREAFQDSSEQRPSSKSAPFIVRQAFVWLVLYILTGILMYMASASFKGTETFKPVDALYFIVVTLCTIGYGDIVPDTTFTKLFTCFFILIGFGFIDILLNGLVTYICDRQEAVLLSTVDENRFNTMVQTYMIDKAKGRMRIRMKVGLALAVVVICIAIGTIAVHFLENLDWVNSFYLSVTSVTTVGYGDYAFRTVTGRCFAILWLLVSTLAVARAFLYLTELRIDRRNRKIAKWVLQKKMTLEDLVAADLDNDGSISKSEFVIYKLKEMGKIAEKDILQICNQFDALDNSNCGKITVADLMDSD; the protein is encoded by the exons ATGACGGATCAACCTTTTCTCCCTAAGACAGGACAAGAGGAAGAGTGTAGCAGGCGGCCATCAATAAGGATTCCACCCGGGTACCTTGATCTCGGCCCTGCACGACGCCAGTCCACCGCACATCTCATCACTAATGATGCCATTATCCCCATCATAACTACACCGAATTCTTCCTCCTATGTTAACCTCATTGCCAACTTgaacaagaagagaaaaatcacTCGTCGCTCGTATTCTGCACCATCTGTTTTCACTGATGTTAGGGAAGCTTTTCAAGATTCCAGTGAGCAGAGGCCGTCGTCAAAATCAGCACCTTTCATTGTCCGCCAAGCCTTCGTTTGGCTGGTTTTATACATATTAACTGGTATTTTGATGTACATGGCTAGTGCAAGTTTCAAGGGCACCGAGACTTTCAAGCCTGTAGATGCCTTGTACTTCATTGTGGTTACTCTCTGCACGATTGGCTATGGGGATATTGTCCCGGACACAACCTTTACCAAGCTTTTCACCTGCTTCTTTATATTGATTGGTTTCGGATTCATTGATATTTTGCTAAACGGATTGGTTACTTACATTTGTGATAGACAAGAGGCAGTTCTGCTGAGCACAGTCGATGAGAATCGATTCAACACAATGGTTCAGACATACATGATAGATAAAGCAAAAGGAAGAATGAGAATAAGAATGAAAGTAGGCCTGGCTCTTGCAGTCGTCGTCATCTGCATCGCTATAGGGACCATAGCAGTGCATTTTCTGGAAAACTTGGACTGGGTTAATAGTTTTTATCTCTCTGTTACATCTGTGACCACCGTAGGTTATGGTGATTACGCTTTCAGAACAGTAACAGGGAGGTGTTTTGCAATCCTCTGGCTACTAGTAAGCACACTCGCTGTTGCCAGGGCATTCTTATACCTAACAGAGCTTAGGATTGACAGGAGGAATCGCAAAATTGCAAAGTGGGTTCTTCAGAAGAAGATGACACTGGAGGATTTGGTTGCAGCAGACCTTGACAATGATGGATCCATCAG TAAATCTGAATTTGTAATCTACAAGCTCAAGGAGATGGGAAAGATAGCAGAGAAAGACATCCTGCAGATCTGCAACCAATTTGATGCACTAGACAATAGCAATTGTGGCAAAATTACAGTTGCTGATCTCATGGATAGTGATTGA
- the LOC18612171 gene encoding two-pore potassium channel 3 isoform X4 has translation MTDQPFLPKTGQEEECSRRPSIRIPPGYLDLGPARRQSTAHLITNDAIIPIITTPNSSSYVNLIANLNKKRKITRRSYSAPSVFTDVREAFQDSSEQRPSSKSAPFIVRQAFVWLVLYILTGILMYMASASFKGTETFKPVDALYFIVVTLCTIGYGDIVPDTTFTKLFTCFFILIGFGFIDILLNGLVTYICDRQEAVLLSTVDENRFNTMVQTYMIDKAKGRMRIRMKVGLALAVVVICIAIGTIAVHFLENLDWVNSFYLSVTSVTTVGYGDYAFRTVTGRCFAILWLLVSTLAVARAFLYLTELRIDRRNRKIAKWVLQKKMTLEDLVAADLDNDGSIR, from the coding sequence ATGACGGATCAACCTTTTCTCCCTAAGACAGGACAAGAGGAAGAGTGTAGCAGGCGGCCATCAATAAGGATTCCACCCGGGTACCTTGATCTCGGCCCTGCACGACGCCAGTCCACCGCACATCTCATCACTAATGATGCCATTATCCCCATCATAACTACACCGAATTCTTCCTCCTATGTTAACCTCATTGCCAACTTgaacaagaagagaaaaatcacTCGTCGCTCGTATTCTGCACCATCTGTTTTCACTGATGTTAGGGAAGCTTTTCAAGATTCCAGTGAGCAGAGGCCGTCGTCAAAATCAGCACCTTTCATTGTCCGCCAAGCCTTCGTTTGGCTGGTTTTATACATATTAACTGGTATTTTGATGTACATGGCTAGTGCAAGTTTCAAGGGCACCGAGACTTTCAAGCCTGTAGATGCCTTGTACTTCATTGTGGTTACTCTCTGCACGATTGGCTATGGGGATATTGTCCCGGACACAACCTTTACCAAGCTTTTCACCTGCTTCTTTATATTGATTGGTTTCGGATTCATTGATATTTTGCTAAACGGATTGGTTACTTACATTTGTGATAGACAAGAGGCAGTTCTGCTGAGCACAGTCGATGAGAATCGATTCAACACAATGGTTCAGACATACATGATAGATAAAGCAAAAGGAAGAATGAGAATAAGAATGAAAGTAGGCCTGGCTCTTGCAGTCGTCGTCATCTGCATCGCTATAGGGACCATAGCAGTGCATTTTCTGGAAAACTTGGACTGGGTTAATAGTTTTTATCTCTCTGTTACATCTGTGACCACCGTAGGTTATGGTGATTACGCTTTCAGAACAGTAACAGGGAGGTGTTTTGCAATCCTCTGGCTACTAGTAAGCACACTCGCTGTTGCCAGGGCATTCTTATACCTAACAGAGCTTAGGATTGACAGGAGGAATCGCAAAATTGCAAAGTGGGTTCTTCAGAAGAAGATGACACTGGAGGATTTGGTTGCAGCAGACCTTGACAATGATGGATCCATCAG
- the LOC18612171 gene encoding two-pore potassium channel 3 isoform X3 — protein sequence MTDQPFLPKTGQEEECSRRPSIRIPPGYLDLGPARRQSTAHLITNDAIIPIITTPNSSSYVNLIANLNKKRKITRRSYSAPSVFTDVREAFQDSSEQRPSSKSAPFIVRQAFVWLVLYILTGILMYMASASFKGTETFKPVDALYFIVVTLCTIGYGDIVPDTTFTKLFTCFFILIGFGFIDILLNGLVTYICDRQEAVLLSTVDENRFNTMVQTYMIDKAKGRMRIRMKVGLALAVVVICIAIGTIAVHFLENLDWVNSFYLSVTSVTTVGYGDYAFRTVTGRCFAILWLLVSTLAVARAFLYLTELRIDRRNRKIAKWVLQKKMTLEDLVAADLDNDGSIRQEIG from the exons ATGACGGATCAACCTTTTCTCCCTAAGACAGGACAAGAGGAAGAGTGTAGCAGGCGGCCATCAATAAGGATTCCACCCGGGTACCTTGATCTCGGCCCTGCACGACGCCAGTCCACCGCACATCTCATCACTAATGATGCCATTATCCCCATCATAACTACACCGAATTCTTCCTCCTATGTTAACCTCATTGCCAACTTgaacaagaagagaaaaatcacTCGTCGCTCGTATTCTGCACCATCTGTTTTCACTGATGTTAGGGAAGCTTTTCAAGATTCCAGTGAGCAGAGGCCGTCGTCAAAATCAGCACCTTTCATTGTCCGCCAAGCCTTCGTTTGGCTGGTTTTATACATATTAACTGGTATTTTGATGTACATGGCTAGTGCAAGTTTCAAGGGCACCGAGACTTTCAAGCCTGTAGATGCCTTGTACTTCATTGTGGTTACTCTCTGCACGATTGGCTATGGGGATATTGTCCCGGACACAACCTTTACCAAGCTTTTCACCTGCTTCTTTATATTGATTGGTTTCGGATTCATTGATATTTTGCTAAACGGATTGGTTACTTACATTTGTGATAGACAAGAGGCAGTTCTGCTGAGCACAGTCGATGAGAATCGATTCAACACAATGGTTCAGACATACATGATAGATAAAGCAAAAGGAAGAATGAGAATAAGAATGAAAGTAGGCCTGGCTCTTGCAGTCGTCGTCATCTGCATCGCTATAGGGACCATAGCAGTGCATTTTCTGGAAAACTTGGACTGGGTTAATAGTTTTTATCTCTCTGTTACATCTGTGACCACCGTAGGTTATGGTGATTACGCTTTCAGAACAGTAACAGGGAGGTGTTTTGCAATCCTCTGGCTACTAGTAAGCACACTCGCTGTTGCCAGGGCATTCTTATACCTAACAGAGCTTAGGATTGACAGGAGGAATCGCAAAATTGCAAAGTGGGTTCTTCAGAAGAAGATGACACTGGAGGATTTGGTTGCAGCAGACCTTGACAATGATGGATCCATCAG ACAGGAAATAGGATGA